In the genome of Yersinia enterocolitica, the window AAACCACTGAACACCACCATATGACCATGTTCAATACATTCAGCGGCTTCATCCGCGCTCATTATGCAATATGACCGTTTCATAAAGAAATCCTCTGGTTGAGAAGGTTTAATGCCCCAAAAAGGTAGGCTTACGCTTCTCCATAAATGCACTCATACCCTCGAGATAATCCTCACTATCGTAGACGGCACGCCGCAAACCTTGAATGCGCTCAAACTCATCTGAATTCATGGTGTGGGCTTCGCCTAAAACCCGTAGTTCTTCTTTAATAACGGCTATCGCCAGTGGTGCTTTTTCAGAAATGACGTGGGCTAATTTCAGTGTGAAATCCTCCAGTTCAGCGGGGTCAACCACATGATTGAGAATACCAACCGAAAGTGCACGCTGCGCGGTTATTGGCGCGGCAGTGAAAATCAACTCTTTCACGATATGGAAGCCAGCATCGCGAATAAGGTTGTGGATACCCACCAAATTGTAGGGAACGCCCAGATTCACCGGTGTCATCGAAAAGGTTGAGGTGTTACAAGCCACAATAATATCTGAGCTCATGATCATCTCGAATGCACCACCCCAAACGCTACCTTCGACCATCGAAATGATCGGTTTAGGATATTTTTGGATAGTTCGGGTGATTTGGCGCAGTGGGTCATCATATGACAGTGGGTCCCGTCGGCCAGTGGGTAATTCGTGAATATCATGGCCGGCGGAGAACACTTTTGAACCTTCGGGCGCGCGGAGAATAATGCAGCGGATATCGGTATGATTGAGGTCATGCAGCGCTTGCATCAAATCATCAATAAACACCTTACTTAAGGCATTGAGTTTGCGTGTGTGGTTGAACTCAATAATACCCACCCGATTGGCAATCAACACTTTGACATACTGATAAGACATGGTTGTTCCCTTTAATTGATAATTTTTTGTGTAATAAAATGGGTTACGTCATTAATACCGGCTCGCGGCGAGATTTGATTTTGACGTAACAGATCTTCAATTTGCTGATAGTGCTGGCGGACCTCGGGGTGAGAAAACAGCATTGCAAGTGCATTTGCCTCTACCTGATGACGCACCCAACCAAGATTTTGTTGTTGGCGCAAGGTGGTGAGCTGCCCACTTTGCGTCATGACCGGCCAAAAACTTTGTACTGCTTGCCACACTTCGCGGATACCGCGTTTTTCCAACGCGCTACAGGTGAGAACCCGTGGCTGCCATGCGGGATATTTACGGCGAATGATATGCAGTGCGCTGTGATACATATGGCGGGCGATTTCAACATTGCTATGGTTGTCGCCGTCATCTTTGTTAATCAC includes:
- a CDS encoding methylmalonyl-CoA decarboxylase, whose protein sequence is MSYQYVKVLIANRVGIIEFNHTRKLNALSKVFIDDLMQALHDLNHTDIRCIILRAPEGSKVFSAGHDIHELPTGRRDPLSYDDPLRQITRTIQKYPKPIISMVEGSVWGGAFEMIMSSDIIVACNTSTFSMTPVNLGVPYNLVGIHNLIRDAGFHIVKELIFTAAPITAQRALSVGILNHVVDPAELEDFTLKLAHVISEKAPLAIAVIKEELRVLGEAHTMNSDEFERIQGLRRAVYDSEDYLEGMSAFMEKRKPTFLGH